The Thermomicrobiales bacterium genome includes a window with the following:
- a CDS encoding YegS/Rv2252/BmrU family lipid kinase has translation MVAAEQEGTLAGANPTTLHVIVNPMAGNGRAGRRWPGYAKQLRAAGYDFKAYITTGPGDATDIARRLARRDVPFVVCVGGDGTMNEIVNGVLADDAPTSAETRILLIPCGTGRDLGRSLGIRSIDDAITALQEGCVATIDVGRIQYLATETGQLATRYFANVADAGLGGATALRINQSSKRFGGLVSYMSGAIRSIASFQPVRIELEVAGERFFAGSANMTVFANGAYFAGGMHVAPMASLCDGMLDVFVLEDVGKRALITDIMPRVYRGQHIGR, from the coding sequence ATGGTAGCCGCCGAGCAAGAGGGCACGCTGGCAGGAGCCAATCCAACGACGCTCCACGTCATTGTGAACCCAATGGCCGGCAATGGCCGTGCCGGTCGGCGCTGGCCGGGATACGCGAAACAGCTCCGTGCTGCCGGGTATGACTTCAAGGCCTACATAACGACCGGACCCGGCGACGCGACCGACATCGCGCGTCGCCTCGCGCGCCGCGATGTGCCATTCGTAGTCTGCGTTGGTGGCGACGGCACGATGAACGAGATCGTCAACGGCGTCCTGGCCGATGACGCGCCAACGAGCGCCGAAACACGGATACTGCTCATTCCCTGTGGGACAGGTCGCGATCTAGGGCGTTCGCTCGGCATTCGCTCGATCGACGATGCAATCACAGCATTGCAGGAGGGCTGTGTCGCAACGATCGATGTTGGCCGCATCCAGTACCTCGCCACTGAGACGGGCCAGCTCGCCACACGCTACTTCGCCAACGTCGCGGACGCCGGGCTGGGCGGTGCGACGGCGTTGCGGATCAATCAGAGCTCGAAGCGCTTCGGCGGGCTCGTCTCGTACATGTCCGGTGCGATTCGCTCGATCGCCTCGTTTCAGCCAGTCAGGATCGAGCTCGAGGTCGCAGGTGAGCGCTTTTTCGCTGGTTCTGCCAATATGACGGTCTTTGCGAATGGTGCCTATTTCGCCGGTGGCATGCACGTCGCACCGATGGCCTCGCTCTGCGATGGAATGCTGGACGTGTTCGTTCTGGAGGATGTCGGCAAGCGCGCACTGATCACCGACATCATGCCGCGTGTCTACCGCGGCCAGCACATCGGGCG
- a CDS encoding glycosyltransferase family 4 protein, whose protein sequence is MTPPAARSATPLRVAFDMRLAGYRAGGIARYATDLVAALDDRSDIDLLPIRSVKDSTRDSAAVRLRTPPHHRLERVALPVELTLRRVSPDVYHAVDLIAPLLPRVPIVATIYDLAFMRWPEDLAPDGLAYYQQLPKALRWTTEVIATSTWTANDIAERLGFDPARITVIPLGLTRGIADDPPLPRSARGDFVLAVGTVEPRKRYDLLLDMLEHLDPAIRLVIVGNPGWRTDELQQRLRQAEASGRVEWRTGLPDTDVWHLYRTALAVALPSRVEGFGLAALEGMACGTPVVSSAGGALPEVTGGAAIDLPDAEPDAWAAAIESLASDADRWSTLSAAGIAQAARFDWQSAADATVGVYRRAAGR, encoded by the coding sequence ATGACACCGCCTGCCGCCCGCTCCGCCACCCCCCTCCGCGTCGCCTTCGACATGCGCCTCGCCGGCTACCGCGCCGGTGGCATCGCGCGCTACGCGACCGACCTGGTCGCCGCGTTGGACGATCGCAGCGACATCGACCTGCTGCCGATTCGGTCGGTGAAGGACAGCACGCGAGATAGCGCCGCTGTCCGCCTGCGCACTCCGCCGCATCACCGGCTGGAGCGCGTCGCGTTGCCGGTCGAGCTGACGCTGCGGCGTGTGAGCCCGGATGTCTACCATGCTGTCGATCTGATCGCGCCGCTGCTGCCGCGCGTGCCGATTGTCGCGACCATCTACGATCTGGCGTTCATGCGCTGGCCCGAGGATCTTGCGCCCGATGGCCTGGCCTACTACCAGCAGTTGCCGAAAGCGTTGCGCTGGACAACCGAGGTTATCGCTACGTCAACCTGGACGGCGAATGACATCGCCGAGCGGCTGGGCTTTGATCCGGCGCGCATCACCGTCATTCCGCTCGGGCTCACGCGCGGCATCGCGGACGACCCGCCATTGCCCCGATCTGCGCGCGGCGATTTCGTGCTCGCGGTCGGCACCGTCGAGCCGCGCAAACGGTACGACCTGTTACTCGATATGCTCGAACATCTCGATCCAGCCATCCGGCTCGTCATTGTTGGGAACCCCGGCTGGCGGACGGACGAACTGCAGCAGCGCCTGCGGCAGGCTGAGGCGAGCGGGCGGGTCGAGTGGCGGACTGGCTTGCCCGACACTGATGTCTGGCACCTGTATCGAACTGCTCTGGCTGTCGCCCTGCCTAGCCGCGTGGAAGGCTTCGGCCTGGCCGCGCTTGAGGGTATGGCCTGTGGTACGCCTGTCGTTTCCTCGGCCGGCGGCGCGCTGCCGGAAGTGACTGGCGGCGCAGCTATCGACCTGCCCGACGCCGAACCGGACGCGTGGGCCGCAGCGATAGAGTCATTGGCGAGTGATGCAGATCGCTGGTCCACACTCTCCGCAGCCGGTATCGCGCAGGCGGCGCGATTCGATTGGCAGAGTGCGGCTGACGCGACTGTCGGCGTCTATCGACGGGCAGCCGGTCGCTAG
- a CDS encoding PIG-L family deacetylase produces the protein MMDIDERIGVPESAICLFAHPDDPDFICGGTIARWTQAGCRVTYLLMTDGRAGVQGLGDTPISDADLVAMRQNEQRAAAEILGVKDVVFLNHRDGELFHTLELRREIVREIRRAKPQAAILFDPQRRFMAGHIQHPDHWTSGEAALAALFPLSGNRRTFTDMFDEVLPPHTVQDIYMVSASAPNLRIDITDTIDLKLAAMRCHHSQVADAEANSERMRRMSQMAAGSSGMEYAEQFHFLRQGARDLILEPLV, from the coding sequence ATGATGGATATTGATGAGCGTATTGGTGTGCCGGAGAGCGCGATTTGCCTGTTCGCACACCCGGATGATCCGGACTTCATCTGCGGCGGCACAATCGCGCGCTGGACGCAGGCCGGCTGCCGCGTCACCTATCTGCTGATGACCGACGGGCGCGCCGGCGTGCAGGGGCTCGGTGACACGCCGATCTCCGACGCCGACCTCGTCGCCATGCGCCAGAACGAGCAGCGCGCCGCCGCCGAGATCCTCGGCGTGAAGGACGTCGTGTTCTTGAACCATCGCGATGGTGAGTTGTTCCATACGCTGGAGCTGCGCCGCGAGATCGTCCGCGAGATCCGGCGCGCCAAACCGCAGGCCGCCATCCTGTTCGATCCACAGCGTCGTTTCATGGCAGGGCATATTCAGCATCCGGATCACTGGACGAGCGGCGAGGCCGCGCTGGCCGCGCTCTTCCCGCTATCCGGCAACCGCCGCACATTCACAGACATGTTCGACGAGGTCCTGCCGCCGCATACGGTGCAGGACATCTACATGGTCAGCGCGTCCGCCCCGAATCTGCGCATCGACATCACCGACACGATCGACCTCAAGCTCGCGGCCATGCGCTGCCACCATTCGCAGGTCGCCGATGCTGAAGCGAACAGCGAGCGCATGCGGAGGATGAGCCAGATGGCGGCGGGATCGTCGGGCATGGAGTACGCCGAGCAGTTCCACTTCCTGCGCCAGGGCGCGCGCGATCTCATCCTGGAGCCGCTGGTCTAG
- a CDS encoding DUF402 domain-containing protein produces the protein MTDARTWTVVKLRPDGSEATRYSAVDIPAPDGWVAARAIWTYGTVDIGYYTFETDDVLYEYFATDRPYNLFVTYRPDGTLVGWYCNVTYPTRVTDDTIYWHDLWVDVLVLHDGAIEVVDMDELAESGIEQQDPALHAMILAARDELIQMAQQRAYPFSETPTITPDGATA, from the coding sequence ATGACCGACGCACGCACATGGACGGTGGTGAAGCTTCGGCCAGACGGGAGCGAAGCAACTCGCTATTCTGCAGTAGATATCCCCGCGCCGGATGGCTGGGTCGCGGCGCGCGCAATCTGGACCTACGGCACGGTCGATATTGGCTACTACACGTTTGAGACCGATGATGTGCTCTACGAGTACTTCGCCACCGATCGTCCCTACAACTTGTTCGTCACCTATCGGCCAGACGGCACGCTGGTGGGCTGGTACTGCAACGTCACCTACCCGACCCGCGTCACCGACGACACGATCTATTGGCACGACCTGTGGGTCGATGTCCTTGTCCTGCACGACGGCGCGATTGAGGTTGTCGATATGGATGAGCTGGCGGAGTCGGGTATTGAGCAGCAGGATCCCGCCCTCCACGCTATGATCCTCGCCGCGCGTGACGAGCTGATTCAGATGGCGCAGCAGCGCGCCTACCCCTTTTCTGAAACGCCAACAATCACACCCGATGGAGCAACTGCATGA